A section of the Rummeliibacillus pycnus genome encodes:
- a CDS encoding GTP-binding protein translates to MSLEKQLIEKLYYKTFLMENGTQPPLQVLGEAYLNEQKDENSDGSSIRYAQGEFYYHHQDFESAIFKWEKVNNELVPWAQKNIADANVELNQLSAAEKVYTSITTDNQILMIEIKLQLLSLYIVQNNLDSAFKVIKEAVSLNPDYPNVTTIARSFYEEQQDFDSAVELAVNELIRTESSIWFEVLKGYIDKGFTKNISPDYFYDVLVTLNNIDQVQFTQMVSSLWHSYKNEQYYLLWLTTINEFFLHIEIHSSDIWDKISLLYEETYFELIQGQYMLRQLHDIIPNLLTNWLKVANPSHSVFPSAAVLTWDEIFPFKIDSANINHAENLLSNSINHENSIEYCLQLFESITKWAHQHDLEMGHRFRWLVNELADLRTNRLLVTGSSGNGKASFMNSVLGENILENSISNVVVIKNDAETEINAITDSAITSTENFFDDNMMSLHRQTYRDRACFEFKLPCRFLSENKLTFVVTPSFNRNNDTRDETFDYLNSADELLFILNADSPFTDKERDILLSIQEHTPNLQIHFVLNKIDNIYSEAEAKRVIHDTQSRINAYFPQARILPYSSFNTNNQQLNDLAGFIQFNFNHKNINAERTEKILFFIRKTITYLLNKRVELENRLVDSINWNEDMLVKLNGFMNNLTDFEKEKIHLMTEAYRTMKNNFTNELTEHIPKLLKSCSDLISEESDFGHIDIELNTAMNERVQEYLKQTVLPNLARSMQNWIATSNNEFLQSQSYLEEISEGLNFLYEENRIQLEGDFKVLDDWRRDTDRMTTSIQMEEVNILHRFTPTQFLLKSAGKIFGVLPKNKALIYNKYKQYLENEDYTDITESIIKKFFLQFELFENALERDINIFFRNSYDALKQAVENTHLEIQEKEDTLQKMKSNHEVYHDSITLFELRLRLCEVILNIGEDISYTDLTFEKNIE, encoded by the coding sequence ATGAGTTTAGAAAAACAATTAATAGAAAAGTTATATTATAAAACATTCCTAATGGAAAATGGAACACAGCCACCTCTTCAAGTACTTGGAGAAGCTTATTTAAACGAACAAAAAGATGAGAATTCTGATGGATCTTCTATTCGTTATGCACAAGGTGAATTTTATTATCACCATCAAGATTTTGAATCAGCTATATTTAAATGGGAAAAAGTCAATAATGAATTAGTACCATGGGCACAAAAAAATATTGCGGATGCTAACGTAGAACTGAACCAATTATCAGCTGCTGAAAAAGTATATACCTCTATTACTACTGATAACCAAATACTCATGATCGAAATTAAACTGCAATTACTGTCTCTTTACATCGTGCAAAATAATCTTGATTCAGCTTTCAAGGTGATCAAAGAAGCAGTTTCTTTAAATCCTGATTATCCAAACGTCACAACAATCGCACGATCCTTTTATGAAGAACAGCAAGATTTTGATAGTGCCGTAGAACTTGCTGTAAATGAATTAATTCGAACAGAATCTTCTATATGGTTTGAGGTATTAAAAGGATATATCGATAAGGGATTTACTAAAAATATTTCACCAGACTATTTTTATGATGTATTGGTTACATTAAATAATATAGATCAAGTACAATTTACGCAAATGGTTTCATCACTTTGGCACAGCTATAAAAATGAACAATATTACTTATTATGGCTTACAACTATAAATGAATTTTTCTTACATATAGAAATACATTCGTCCGATATATGGGACAAAATTTCTCTTCTTTATGAAGAAACGTATTTTGAATTAATTCAAGGTCAATATATGCTAAGACAATTACACGATATCATTCCAAATCTATTAACAAATTGGTTAAAGGTAGCCAACCCATCCCATTCCGTATTTCCATCTGCAGCAGTATTAACATGGGATGAAATTTTCCCTTTCAAAATAGATTCTGCAAATATAAATCATGCGGAAAATCTACTGTCAAATTCTATAAATCATGAGAATAGCATAGAGTATTGTTTACAACTTTTTGAGTCAATCACAAAGTGGGCACATCAACATGATTTAGAAATGGGTCATCGATTTAGATGGTTAGTTAACGAGCTTGCAGATTTGAGAACAAATCGCCTTTTAGTAACCGGATCTTCTGGAAACGGAAAAGCTTCATTCATGAACTCTGTATTAGGAGAAAATATATTAGAAAACTCAATTTCAAATGTAGTTGTAATTAAAAATGACGCTGAAACAGAAATTAACGCTATAACAGATTCAGCAATTACATCAACTGAGAATTTCTTTGATGATAACATGATGTCTCTACACCGCCAAACATATAGAGATCGAGCATGTTTTGAATTTAAATTACCATGTAGATTTTTAAGTGAAAATAAACTTACATTCGTTGTAACACCTAGCTTTAATAGAAATAACGACACTAGAGATGAGACCTTCGACTATTTAAATTCTGCAGACGAATTATTATTCATATTAAATGCTGATTCACCTTTTACTGACAAAGAACGTGATATTCTATTAAGCATTCAAGAACATACACCTAATCTGCAAATTCATTTCGTATTAAATAAAATCGATAACATCTACAGCGAAGCAGAAGCAAAAAGAGTTATACATGATACCCAATCGAGAATAAACGCCTATTTCCCACAAGCGAGAATTTTACCTTATTCTTCGTTTAATACAAATAACCAACAACTAAATGATTTAGCTGGGTTTATTCAATTTAACTTTAACCATAAAAATATCAATGCAGAACGTACGGAAAAGATATTGTTCTTCATTCGAAAAACAATTACATATCTTTTGAATAAACGTGTTGAGTTGGAAAATCGCCTAGTAGATTCTATTAATTGGAATGAAGATATGTTAGTTAAACTAAATGGTTTTATGAATAACCTAACTGATTTTGAAAAAGAAAAAATTCATTTAATGACAGAAGCATATCGTACAATGAAAAACAATTTTACGAATGAGCTAACAGAACATATTCCAAAATTATTGAAGAGTTGTTCTGATTTAATAAGTGAAGAAAGTGATTTTGGACATATTGATATTGAACTAAACACAGCGATGAACGAAAGAGTTCAAGAATATCTAAAACAAACTGTGTTACCTAATCTTGCTCGCTCTATGCAAAATTGGATTGCAACTTCAAATAACGAGTTCCTTCAAAGTCAATCGTATTTAGAGGAAATCAGTGAAGGACTTAACTTTTTATATGAAGAAAATCGAATTCAGTTAGAAGGTGACTTTAAAGTGCTTGATGACTGGCGTAGGGATACGGATCGAATGACAACTAGTATACAAATGGAAGAAGTAAATATCTTACACCGTTTTACACCAACGCAATTTTTACTGAAAAGTGCAGGTAAAATATTTGGGGTGCTTCCTAAAAATAAAGCTCTTATTTATAACAAATACAAGCAGTATTTAGAAAATGAAGATTATACCGATATAACGGAATCAATCATAAAGAAATTTTTCTTGCAATTTGAGCTATTTGAAAACGCATTAGAACGTGATATTAATATCTTCTTCAGAAATTCATATGATGCGTTAAAACAAGCAGTAGAGAACACTCATTTAGAAATACAAGAAAAAGAAGATACACTGCAAAAAATGAAATCAAATCATGAAGTTTATCATGATTCGATAACACTCTTTGAATTGAGATTACGTCTATGTGAAGTAATCTTAAATATAGGTGAGGATATTTCCTATACAGATTTAACTTTTGAAAAAAACATAGAGTAA
- a CDS encoding GNAT family N-acetyltransferase: MHILETDHLYLREYQKNDFSSLHAIFSDAETMKYYPAPFTVEKTKNWIETNQNRYMQDGFGLWAVCLKDTDEVIGDCGLTKQLVEGNNEVEIGYHINKKYWGKGYATEAATCCRELAFNQIGCKQLICIINPQNKQSIRVAEKLGFTFHKEAIVFNQLHSIYALTK; encoded by the coding sequence ATGCACATTTTAGAAACAGATCATTTATATTTAAGAGAATATCAAAAGAATGATTTTTCATCACTTCATGCAATTTTTTCAGATGCTGAAACGATGAAATATTATCCTGCACCATTTACGGTAGAAAAAACAAAAAATTGGATAGAAACAAATCAAAATAGATATATGCAAGATGGTTTTGGGTTGTGGGCGGTTTGCTTAAAAGATACAGATGAAGTAATTGGAGACTGTGGACTTACAAAACAATTAGTTGAGGGAAATAATGAGGTTGAAATAGGGTATCACATAAACAAAAAATATTGGGGGAAAGGATATGCAACCGAAGCAGCTACTTGTTGCAGAGAATTAGCCTTCAATCAAATAGGGTGTAAACAGTTAATCTGTATCATTAACCCACAAAATAAGCAGTCCATCCGAGTAGCTGAAAAATTAGGTTTTACATTTCATAAGGAGGCTATCGTTTTTAATCAATTACATAGCATCTATGCTTTAACAAAATAG
- a CDS encoding TDT family transporter, whose product MYIGILGFFILHKRVKSISTTSGATVMAMGIMLIGMIQKSPLYTPFIGYLAVTLLFCLYGAIIAFISTDVVKKTFYDNHAKNPINSFAIGTWVASTSVVCLNLHYYFSSLVIPVIVFYCIGFIIWIWYLWIITRNFSIIMKKLVNLTNLHGVILLSCVSTQSLVIAGARIFGEKFSLKLELGMLGIGLLFYVIGMVFIIKCYWKDSFIVTLQNWKNTNCIIHGALSITGLAACITMQFLNQWLIYFWLVVTFVFIIVECFELVRMTLRIKQLGIINGLFVYHPTQWARNFTFGMYINFTMHLPKVNMFENARFIIVEIGIYIVVLLFAVEVLIFMRSIVLSKTRLQF is encoded by the coding sequence TTGTATATTGGAATTTTGGGTTTCTTTATTCTTCACAAACGAGTTAAGTCGATTTCAACAACTTCTGGCGCGACCGTAATGGCAATGGGTATTATGCTAATTGGGATGATACAAAAATCCCCATTATATACACCGTTTATTGGTTATTTAGCAGTAACCTTGTTATTTTGTTTATACGGTGCTATTATTGCATTCATTTCAACTGATGTGGTAAAGAAGACATTTTACGACAATCATGCAAAGAATCCAATAAATAGCTTTGCCATCGGAACATGGGTTGCATCCACTTCTGTCGTTTGTCTCAATTTACATTATTACTTTTCTTCTTTAGTAATACCAGTTATTGTATTTTATTGTATTGGTTTTATCATATGGATCTGGTATTTGTGGATCATTACAAGAAACTTTTCAATAATTATGAAGAAGCTTGTTAATTTGACAAATTTACATGGAGTCATTTTGCTTTCTTGCGTTTCAACACAATCTCTAGTTATTGCAGGTGCCAGAATTTTTGGAGAGAAATTTTCTTTAAAACTAGAACTTGGTATGTTAGGAATAGGATTATTGTTTTATGTGATTGGAATGGTATTCATTATTAAATGCTATTGGAAAGATTCATTCATTGTTACTTTACAGAATTGGAAAAATACAAACTGTATTATTCATGGTGCTCTTTCTATTACAGGTCTAGCTGCATGTATAACTATGCAATTTTTAAATCAATGGCTCATCTACTTTTGGCTGGTCGTAACTTTCGTTTTTATTATCGTAGAATGCTTTGAATTAGTAAGAATGACTTTACGAATAAAACAGTTAGGAATTATTAATGGACTATTTGTTTATCATCCAACGCAATGGGCTCGAAACTTTACGTTTGGAATGTACATAAATTTTACAATGCATTTGCCAAAAGTAAACATGTTTGAAAATGCAAGATTCATCATTGTGGAAATTGGGATATATATTGTTGTCCTTCTCTTCGCAGTGGAAGTTCTGATTTTTATGAGAAGTATTGTATTAAGTAAAACCAGATTACAATTTTAA